A single genomic interval of Halichondria panicea chromosome 2, odHalPani1.1, whole genome shotgun sequence harbors:
- the LOC135331014 gene encoding transmembrane protein 94-like, translated as MDRKQDNSAVLGLSSQQAQERLLTQLHEYAISCCRVNWPREIIRSPYALISSVLTIIAAIFLIVEFFVSGRKDATVLLQAFILLLFVVINIVLFVWEMYILKTRRIRRLLSHIKPLLRTNCPWTARSYPKSPISTLRGNFTVLAYRDRACVNLPTSLLVEGDVIELHPEVPSPAKVSLLTSSQLYKELSLELGQLPPSDVFANVNIPGGNTVSFIPESAPPKWTVLETPITSLLTTNVAKHRSKTVLTKERNRVMAAMELLTVIVYLVSLLYNIIRYYSLTSDFEDSWPEMLLRQPVYTVLPILLVPLPIVWTVVNLYGTAIVTLLIESEPTFTSNKRADRIKKVFITFSRMFKLLWNHASYPNYRSFHILGSLTSLCAVDKENLLTGGFPTPEKVLVLRTEDFEEAERAQLDKMESAEEQSEELLQSSLKNAVKVTFTGPDSKAESFQPPSMQNSQDRMEVTNPLAVKLDIEDSISSTAAQTLDVKLITPDSVSTYSDYSPIQVVKEILDISPSFEHGSGICFDDVNWKTYLGSLKPVGVNLLTTAHLTKQNSNWQLPSISSQLIRLVDQTSCACSLGLEIGVSDYASNLFEKKVYLYSFGESPPLSARSLKTESSAVTMSSLNAIQPHIVSLVLKPVNSSNHLLMSRGSGDMVISCCSDFWDGRDLQPMTDVERTTILEFYTRRSNTGYCIALAYNPLLLSNSIPEKSIGMFVPASEMSRSYSEMSMMCSTVEESAQLKTASQVFGALQCNQVFLGLVSFQFKPKMDVVALIEDLQVAGIRFVHFTCENEVRGKAFALKLGLETDWNCHISLAPDVEYAMENIFSSGLGLSRSSSTSSLNSVINPYMSNYRAKLPIGIESIRPHIENVDNVPLQVPLFTDCNTDTITEMIKILQENSEVVLCLGNAWNRENLSIFSQSDISLSLIPEYVNTSTCVETETCALSTSTSSQSTSLLSREGVWPSPLEMAANLNSTTSQLCFNRDQDVSLLCLITESRHILSVIRHGLLYGLGSYLSVALLLLLAELFFLPPPLDGSHLFWLVFFVIPCISMSFLWTPKDPRIKSQMPARKKQILSEKYLLLSDFVVTFVPTIAVCLLLFGLTLSGICFNDIPNSDCHVLLGNRNGSSAWNGWRGNSEQGLLLAQDLVSFFLCLYLSSYSLRFIHRTKQIWKLWRFLSWQYIVVLLTVVTLQVIYFAVSQAFATTVRNLPVISSLSSIPFYVWIIGFLWPFVLLLPQELLKWHDKTQVFKLQTRLKLDFETKLGTYSPM; from the exons ATGGATCGTAAACAGGACAACTCAGCCGTTCTTGGACTAAGCTCACAACAGGCCCAGGAGAGACTACTGACCCAACTACACGAGTACGCTATCAGCTGTTGCCGTGTCAACTGGCCCCGTGAGATCATACGCTCACCCTACGCTCTTATCTCAAGTGTACTGACTATTATAGCAGCTATTTTTCTGATTGTGGAATTCTTCGTTTCGGGGAGAAAGGATGCAACAGTCCTGTTACAAGCATTTATCTTACTACTGTTTGTCGTTATCAACATTGTTCTATTCGTATGGGAAATGTACATACTAAAGACGAGACGAATCAGACGTCTTCTCTCTCACATCAAACCACTCCTTAGGACTAATTGTCCATGGACCGCTCGTTCGTACCCAAAGTCACCCATTTCCACTCTGAGGGGAAATTTCACTGTTTTGGCATATCGAGATCGAGCTTGTGTGAATCTACCCACCAGCCTTCTTGTTGAAGGTGATGTGATTGAACTGCATCCAGAGGTACCCTCTCCAGCTAAAGTTTCTCTCCTGACTAGCTCACAATTGTATAAAGAACTCAGTTTAGAACTTGGACAATTGCCTCCCTCCGATGTATTTGCTAATGTGAATATTCCCGGTGGTAATACCGTTAGTTTTATTCCAGAATCTGCTCCACCGAAATGGACCGTTTTAGAGACTCCCATCACCTCACTGCTGACTACCAATGTGGCGAAACATCGATCAAAAACTGTGCTAACCAAAGAACGAAATCGTGTTATGGCTGCAATGGAATTACTGACCGTGATAGTGTACTTGGTCTCCCTACTATACAACATTATCAGGTACTACTCCCTTACGAGTGATTTTGAAGACAGCTGGCCTGAAATGCTCCTACGGCaaccagtgtacacagtgctACCTATTCTACTGGTACCCCTACCTATTGTATGGACTGTCGTCAATCTCTATGGTACAGCTATAGTGACTCTTTTGATCGAGAGTGAACCAACCTTCACATCGAATAAACGAGCTGACAGAATCAAAAAAGTTTTCATTACGTTCTCTCGAATGTTCAAACTTTTATGGAATCACGCAAGTTACCCAAACTATCGATCTTTTCACATCCTTGGCAGTTTAACTTCATTGTGTGCCGTGGACAAAGAGAACTTGTTGACTGGGGGATTCCCCACACCAGAGAAGGTGTTAGTGTTGAGGACGGAGGATTTTGAGGAAGCTGAGAGGGCACAGCTGGACAAAATGGAGAGTGCTGAGGAGCAGAGTGAAGAG CTGCTGCAGTCCTCTCTAAAAAACGCTGTCAAAGTGACTTTCACTGGCCCTGATAGCAAAGCAGAATCATTTCAACCACCAAGCATGCAAAACTCTCAAGACAGAATGGAGGTCACCAACCCTCTCGCAGTCAAACTCGATATTGAAGATTCCATTTCTTCTACAGCTGCACAAACTTTAGACGTTAAGTTAATAACTCCGGACAGTGTCAGTACCTATTCCGATTATTCTCCCATTCAAGTCGTAAAAGAGATTCTGGACATCTCCCCAAGTTTCGAGCATGGTTCAGGCATTTGTTTCGATGATGTGAACTGGAAGACGTACCTGGGATCCCTCAAACCAGTAGGAGTCAACCTATTGACAACCGCTCACCTAACCAAACAAAACTCCAACTGGCAACTTCCCAGCATCTCCTCCCAGCTGATTCGCCTCGTTGACCAGACCTCGTGTGCGTGCTCTCTTGGTCTGGAGATTGGCGTGTCAGATTACGCCTCTAATTTATTCGAGAAAAAAGTCTATCTTTACAGTTTTGGTGAATCCCCTCCCCTTAGCGCCCGCAGTCTTAAAACTGAGTCGTCTGCTGTTACTATGAGTAGCTTGAATGCTATCCAACCACACATTGTGTCTCTCGTTTTGAAGCCCGTTAATTCGTCCAATCATCTCTTAATGAGCAGGGGCAGTGGGGATATGGTTATCTCGTGTTGTAGCGATTTCTGGGATGGACGAGATCTTCAGCCGATGACCGATGTGGAACGGACGACCATTTTGGAGTTTTATACCAGACGAAGTAACACTGGCTACTGCATTGCCCTAGCGTACAACCCACTGTTGTTAAGCAACTCTATTCCCGAGAAGAGCATCGGAATGTTTGTACCTGCCTCGGAAATGTCTAGAAGTTATAGTGAAATGAGCATGATGTGTTCGACTGTGGAAGAGTCCGCTCAGCTGAAAACAGCCTCTCAAGTATTCGGAGCCCTTCAATGCAATCAAGTGTTTCTAGGTCTCGTTTCGTTTCAATTTAAGCCAAAAATGGACGTAGTTGCTCTTATTGAAGACCTGCAAGTGGCCGGTATTCGCTTTGTGCATTTTACTTGTGAGAATGAAGTCAGAGGGAAAGCATTTGCACTGAAACTAGGATTGGAAACGGACTGGAACTGTCATATTTCTCTTGCCCCCGATGTCGAATATGCAATGGAAAATATTTTCAGCTCTGGTTTGGGGCTGAGTAGAAGCAGCAGTACTAGCAGCCTCAATTCCGTCATTAACCCTTACATGTCCAACTATCGAGCAAAACTACCGATCGGAATCGAGAGTATTCGACCGCACATCGAGAACGTAGACAATGTTCCCCTTCAAGTGCCTCTATTTACCGATTGCAACACGGATACTATCACAGAGATGATTAAAATATTACAGGAAAACTCTGAAGTTGTCCTCTGTCTGGGAAATGCTTGGAATCGGGAGAATCTCTCAATTTTTTCGCAGTCTGACATCAGTTTGAGTTTGATCCCTGAGTATGTCAACACTTCAACGTGTGTGGAGACGGAAACGTGTGCCCTCAGTACCTCCACCTCCTCCCAGAGCACCAGCCTCCTGAGCAGGGAAGGGGTGTGGCCTAGTCCGCTGGAAATGGCCGCGAATCTCAACTCGACCACAAGTCAGCTGTGTTTCAATCGTGACCAAGACGTCTCCCTCTTGTGTCTCATTACAGAGTCTAGGCACATCCTGAGCGTGATCAGACATGGACTGCTGTATGGCCTGGGGTCGTATCTAAGTGTAGCACTCCTACTGTTGCTGGCAGAGCTGTTCTTTCTCCCTCCTCCGCTTGATGGCAGCCACTTGTTTTGGCTTGTGTTTTTTGTTATTCCGTGCATCTCAATGTCGTTTCTATGGACTCCAAAAGACCCGAGAATTAAGTCACAGATGCCGGCTAGAAAGAAGCAAATATTGAGCGAGAAGTATTTATTATTGTCCGACTTTGTGGTGACCTTTGTCCCTACGATTGCTGTGTGTTTACTGTTATTTGGACTGACTCTATCGGGAATATGCTTCAACGATATCCCTAATTCAGACTGTCATGTTTTACTGGGGAACAGAAATGGGTCGTCTGCTTGGAACGGTTGGCGTGGAAACAGCGAACAAGGACTGTTATTGGCTCAAGATCTTGTATCATTCTTTCTTTGTTTGTATCTATCCTCTTACTCTCTCAGATTCATCCATCGCACAAAACAAATTTGGAAACTATGGCGATTCTTATCATGGCAGTATATTGTTGTCCTGCTTACTGTTGTTACCTTACAAGTCATATACTTTGCTGTATCTCAAGCGTTTGCAACCACTGTCAGAAATTTGCCGGTCATTTCAAGCCTATCTTCCATTCCCTTTTATGTATGGATTATTGGTTTTCTGTGGCCATTTGTCCTCCTATTACCACAAGAGCTGCTCAAGTGGCATGACAAGACGCAGGTGTTCAAGTTACAGACGAGACTCAAGCTAGACTTTGAAACTAAACTTGGTACCTACTCTCCAATGTag